One genomic segment of Bombina bombina isolate aBomBom1 chromosome 4, aBomBom1.pri, whole genome shotgun sequence includes these proteins:
- the LOC128655656 gene encoding gastrula zinc finger protein XlCGF49.1-like — protein sequence MKAFSCPDCGKSFTLKLNLIIHQKIHSGEKAFSCSDCGKSFTLKSNLIMHQKIHSGEKAFSCSECGKCFTLKSTLSNHLKIHTGEQPFSCFDCGKCFAVKSNLIRHQKIHTGEKEFSCSECGKGFTQQSSLNNHMKIHTGEKPFSCSECEKCFPLKSTLIRHQRIHTGEQGFLCSECGKYFMQKSTLNKHLKSHIAKKVFS from the coding sequence ATGAAAGCATTTTCATGTCCTGACTGTGGAAAATCTTTTACTCTAAAATTAAATCTTATTATTCATCAGAAAATCCattcaggggagaaagcattttcatgttctgactgtggaaaatctTTTACTCtaaaatcaaatcttattatgcatcagaaaattcattcaggggagaaagcattttcgtgttctgaatgtgggaaatgttttactctgaaatcaactcTTAGTAATCatctaaaaattcatacaggagagcaACCATTTTCATGttttgactgtggaaaatgttttgctgtaaaatcaaatcttattaggcatcagaagaTTCATACTGGggagaaagaattttcatgttctgaatgtggcaaAGGCTTTACTCAGCAATCAAGTCTTAATAATCatatgaaaattcatacaggagagaaaccattttcatgttctgaatgtgagaaatgttttcctctgaaatcaactcttattaggcatcagaggATTCATACAGGGGAGCAAGGATttctgtgttctgaatgtgggaaatatttTATGCAGAAATCAACTCTTAATAAGCATCTGAAAAGTCATATAGCAAAGAAAGTATTTTCATAA